TGTAACGCAGGTAGTACCAGCAGCTTCCTGCCCACTGTGGCATCGTGTTTGTTTCACGACGGCCTTTTTTACCCGTTTCAGCATCTGTTACATATAACCAGTCTTCTGCGTTGGCAAGAGGTGATTCTCCAGTACCTGAAGACTTGAACTCTTCCATTTCAGGCAAAGTAAGGGGAAGTTCAGATTCAGGGACGGCTTTCATTGTCCCGTCTTCAAAATGAATAATCGGGATCGGCTCTCCCCAGTATCGCTGACGGCTGAATAACCAGTCACGAAGACGGTACGTAACTTTCTTTTCACCTTTCCCGTTGTCACTGAGCCAGTCAATCATTTTTGTTATCGCTTCTTCGTTATGAAGCCCGTTCAGGAAGTCTGAATTCACGTGGGAACCGTCCCCGGCATAAGCTTCCTTCCCGATGTCTCCCCCTTCTACGACTTCAACAATCGGAAGGTCGAACGTTTTCGCAAACTCATAGTCACGTTCGTCGTGCCCTGGTACTGCCATAACTGCTCCTGTTCCGTAGCTGGCAAGAACATAGTCTGCAATCCAGATCGGTAGCTTTTCACCGGATACCGGATGAACAGCGTAAGCACCGGTAAATACACCGGTCTTCTCTTTGGCAAGCTCCGTACGCTCAAGGTCACTCTTTGTTCCTACTTCGCGCTGATAGCTTTCTATAGCTTCCTTCTGCTCATCAGTGACGATCTGGCTGACAAGTTTATGCTCAGGTGCCAGCACAACGTACGTTGCACCGAAAAGCGTATCAGGACGGGTTGTAAAAACGGTAATCTTTTCGTCAGATCCGTCGATGTCATAATGCACATCAGCACCTTCTGAACGTCCGATCCAGTTACGTTGCATATCTTTTAAGCTTTCAGGCCAGTCAAGGTCTTCAAGGTCTTCAAGAAGGCGGTCTGCATAAGCCGTGATTCTAAGCATCCACTGCTTCATCGGACGGCGTTCAACCGGATGTCCGCCACGCTCACTTACACCGTCAATGACCTCTTCATTGGCAAGAACGGTACCAAGTGCCGGACACCAGTTCACCGCGACTTCATCAATGTATGCAAGGCCTTTTTCGTAAAGCTTGATAAAAATCCACTGCGTCCATTTATAATATTTTTCATCTACAGTATTTACTTCACGATCCCAGTCGTAGGAAAAGCCAAGAGCTTTAATCTGACGGCGGAACGTGTCAATGTTGGCAAGCGTAAACTCACGAGGGTGGTTACCCGTGTCGAGTGCGTACTGCTCTGCCGGAAGTC
This DNA window, taken from Alteribacter keqinensis, encodes the following:
- the leuS gene encoding leucine--tRNA ligase, with the translated sequence MAFNHKDIEPKWQKYWEQEKTFKTEDEIGKEKFYALDMFPYPSGAGLHVGHPEGYTATDILSRMKRMQGYNVLHPMGWDAFGLPAEQYALDTGNHPREFTLANIDTFRRQIKALGFSYDWDREVNTVDEKYYKWTQWIFIKLYEKGLAYIDEVAVNWCPALGTVLANEEVIDGVSERGGHPVERRPMKQWMLRITAYADRLLEDLEDLDWPESLKDMQRNWIGRSEGADVHYDIDGSDEKITVFTTRPDTLFGATYVVLAPEHKLVSQIVTDEQKEAIESYQREVGTKSDLERTELAKEKTGVFTGAYAVHPVSGEKLPIWIADYVLASYGTGAVMAVPGHDERDYEFAKTFDLPIVEVVEGGDIGKEAYAGDGSHVNSDFLNGLHNEEAITKMIDWLSDNGKGEKKVTYRLRDWLFSRQRYWGEPIPIIHFEDGTMKAVPESELPLTLPEMEEFKSSGTGESPLANAEDWLYVTDAETGKKGRRETNTMPQWAGSCWYYLRYIDPDNEEQLADPEKLEHWLPVDMYIGGAEHAVLHLLYARFWHKFLYDIGVVPTKEPFQKLYNQGMILGENNEKMSKSKGNVVNPDEIVESHGADTLRLYEMFMGPLDASIAWSTTGLDGARRFLDRVWRLMVTDSGELNPAIGDMNEADSSLTRTYHQTVKKVTEDCEGLRFNTAISQMMVFINDAYKQDKLPKAYMEGFVKMLSPIAPHVSEELWEKLGHQGTITYEAWPAFDESKLVEDEVEIVVQVNGKLRGKMVIAKDADREQMEKEALALDKVKEDVEGKTVRKVIAVPGKLVNIVAN